A window from Methylococcus mesophilus encodes these proteins:
- a CDS encoding BrnT family toxin, translating to MKIEFDPEKAAANPLKHEGVTFQEAQAVLLDPYALTREDVDTDGEHRFVTLGMGAKGRILIVVWTPRGDNVRLISAWKANQPQRKRYEQQFRPDV from the coding sequence ATGAAGATCGAATTCGATCCTGAGAAAGCCGCGGCCAATCCGTTGAAACATGAAGGTGTGACCTTCCAGGAAGCGCAAGCGGTCTTGCTCGATCCCTACGCCCTGACACGTGAAGACGTGGACACCGATGGGGAACACCGCTTCGTCACCCTTGGCATGGGCGCCAAGGGACGGATTCTGATCGTGGTCTGGACGCCGCGCGGAGACAACGTGCGGCTGATCTCGGCCTGGAAAGCGAACCAACCTCAACGAAAACGCTATGAGCAACAATTCCGACCCGATGTATGA
- a CDS encoding tyrosine-type recombinase/integrase → MLTDTAIKRIKPKEKPFKLSDEKGLYLEIMPTGAKYWRMKYRFGGKEKRLAFGVYPAVSLRDARDRRDEARKLLVAGVDPGENKKAAKIAKAGGDSFEAIAREFMANKSPSWSASHHRHVKECFERDVFPWIGSTPIKELGPVEVLTMLRRITARGALETAARTRQFVGQAFRYAVATGRADRDPTGDLRGALPSPTKGHFSALTDPREVGEMLRALARYSGTHVVRIALQLAPLVMVRPANLAQMEWSELDLDAGEWRIPAEKMKARAAHFVPLSKQAVALLREIYPLSGDGRYVFPSATNAEASMSRETLGASMRRLGLTDRQTAHGLRTTASTILHEQGFNSDVIERQLAHAERNKVKAAYCRAEFLPERRKMMQVWADYLDRLKHGAEVIPLAPKRKA, encoded by the coding sequence ATGTTGACCGATACCGCGATCAAACGCATCAAGCCCAAGGAGAAGCCCTTCAAGCTCTCCGACGAGAAAGGCCTTTACCTCGAAATCATGCCGACCGGCGCCAAGTATTGGCGGATGAAGTACCGGTTCGGTGGCAAAGAGAAACGCCTGGCATTCGGGGTATATCCGGCCGTGAGCTTGCGGGATGCCCGTGACCGGCGCGATGAAGCCCGCAAGCTGCTGGTGGCCGGGGTCGATCCCGGCGAGAACAAGAAGGCGGCAAAGATCGCGAAGGCGGGCGGCGATTCGTTCGAGGCCATCGCCCGCGAATTCATGGCGAACAAGTCCCCAAGCTGGTCGGCGAGTCATCACCGCCACGTCAAGGAATGCTTCGAGCGCGATGTCTTCCCTTGGATAGGCAGCACACCCATCAAGGAATTGGGTCCGGTCGAGGTGCTGACCATGCTGCGGCGCATTACGGCCCGCGGTGCGTTGGAGACGGCGGCGCGCACCCGTCAGTTCGTCGGCCAGGCCTTCCGTTACGCGGTGGCCACGGGGCGCGCCGACCGCGACCCGACTGGCGACCTGAGAGGCGCGCTGCCCTCCCCCACCAAAGGCCACTTCTCCGCGCTGACCGATCCGCGCGAAGTCGGCGAGATGCTGCGGGCGCTGGCGCGCTATTCCGGCACCCATGTGGTACGGATTGCTCTGCAACTGGCCCCGCTGGTGATGGTGCGGCCGGCGAATCTGGCGCAGATGGAATGGTCCGAACTCGATCTCGATGCCGGGGAATGGCGGATTCCGGCCGAGAAGATGAAGGCCAGGGCGGCGCACTTCGTGCCCTTGAGCAAACAAGCGGTGGCGCTTTTGCGGGAGATATACCCCTTGAGCGGCGACGGGCGGTATGTGTTCCCCAGCGCGACGAATGCCGAGGCCTCCATGAGCCGCGAAACACTGGGCGCTTCCATGCGGCGGCTGGGACTGACCGACAGGCAGACAGCCCACGGGCTGCGCACCACGGCGAGCACCATTCTGCATGAGCAGGGATTCAATTCCGACGTGATCGAGCGGCAGTTGGCCCACGCGGAGCGCAACAAGGTGAAGGCCGCCTATTGCCGGGCGGAATTTCTTCCCGAGCGGCGAAAAATGATGCAGGTATGGGCGGACTATCTAGATCGGCTGAAGCACGGCGCGGAGGTGATTCCGCTGGCGCCAAAGCGTAAGGCTTGA
- a CDS encoding helix-turn-helix transcriptional regulator, with amino-acid sequence MTGDSYMVTPSAVALLRRPRVSDLTGKSRTKIYNDIAAGLFIRGVALGGGRVAWPLHEVEAINRARIAGATDDDIRELVAQLHAARTGEGAI; translated from the coding sequence ATGACGGGAGATAGCTATATGGTGACGCCTTCGGCGGTAGCGCTTCTGCGCCGACCGCGTGTCTCGGATTTGACGGGTAAATCTCGTACGAAAATTTACAACGACATCGCCGCGGGCCTTTTCATTCGGGGCGTAGCGCTCGGCGGCGGCCGTGTTGCCTGGCCCCTGCACGAGGTCGAGGCGATTAACCGGGCCCGTATTGCTGGCGCGACGGACGACGATATCCGGGAACTGGTCGCCCAGCTCCACGCCGCGCGAACCGGAGAAGGTGCGATATGA
- a CDS encoding DUF3987 domain-containing protein has product MTGQAAAVCWQKPRWRRRRHRNQYEAYVRYADWRLCLLRAGTKAPTGKGWNREENAISDPDQAATLEAAGLLHAWSGTATLDIDDYQSAVEWLGDRGIDLIALLGAPEAVQIVSGKPGKAKLLFRLATPKPSVKVTGADGQVILELRCGSADGLTVQDVLPPSLHPDTGKPYQWGGTGKWWSPPKMSEALLNIWDELGSSAPRRAERTMQHTAPAQTLDASGLQDLREALFTLSADPYDMWIKVGLGLSGLGDTGRGLWMAWSATSDKFDPAAAAKKWESFDGASADYRTIFVEAQRHGWTNPARERAARSRVPHPAEAGEPPEMAARQRGATGRGEREGRSAERANARVEAGPTTWPEPLIPDGTDVPNIPDILLPGWVGSMSEAVSASCQTPSAAAVMVALATVATCCQRRFEVSPHATGYVEPLSLWTITAMPPGSRKSAVMGALTQPLVRWEKLQRDRLRPEIARRQAARAIAEKRIEALKKKAMRAESAEARQALTGEIQAEIEATPAELLAPRLFTSDSTSERTQQLVVEHGEAMAFLSDEGGIFQVMGGAYSGGMASVDVYLQGHSGSSMRVDRGGRLAHVDRTAVTMGLMLQPGVLADVGKNRRFKDSGLLARFLYVIPQSNVGQRDVRQHVSVSEDIQRDYEAGLFRLLEGRTEPVSAPRTLAFAPDAKECWLSFAEEIERQHGAGNPLEHITEWTSKLPGAVARIAGLLHLAMQGPTVDVIGLDPVERATELGRLLIPHALAAFGLMGMAKQEEDAHALLRWLRAGQRRTFRAREAHQALRARFARKEQLDRALVTLEEWLVLLGNRQVPASERGGRPTREYLVNERALGPADAA; this is encoded by the coding sequence ATGACCGGGCAAGCTGCGGCGGTGTGTTGGCAGAAACCACGCTGGCGCCGTCGCCGGCATCGCAACCAGTACGAGGCTTACGTTCGGTACGCCGACTGGCGACTATGCCTGCTCCGGGCCGGAACGAAGGCACCGACCGGCAAAGGGTGGAACCGGGAAGAGAACGCAATCAGCGACCCGGATCAGGCGGCCACGCTGGAGGCGGCAGGTCTGCTCCACGCCTGGAGCGGCACGGCGACGCTGGACATCGACGATTATCAATCGGCCGTGGAATGGCTGGGAGATCGAGGAATCGACCTCATCGCCCTGTTGGGCGCTCCGGAAGCGGTGCAGATCGTTTCCGGCAAGCCGGGCAAAGCGAAGCTGCTGTTCCGGCTTGCGACGCCAAAGCCGAGCGTAAAGGTTACCGGGGCCGACGGCCAAGTCATCCTTGAATTGCGCTGCGGCTCGGCAGACGGTCTGACCGTGCAAGACGTGCTTCCGCCTTCGCTGCACCCGGACACCGGCAAACCCTATCAGTGGGGCGGTACCGGCAAGTGGTGGAGTCCGCCGAAAATGTCGGAGGCCCTACTCAATATTTGGGACGAGCTGGGGTCTTCAGCACCACGGCGGGCGGAGCGGACGATGCAGCACACCGCCCCGGCGCAGACGCTCGACGCTTCGGGGCTCCAAGACCTGCGTGAGGCGCTGTTTACACTCTCGGCCGATCCCTACGATATGTGGATTAAGGTCGGCCTGGGACTCTCTGGATTGGGCGATACAGGGCGCGGGCTATGGATGGCATGGTCGGCTACGTCGGACAAGTTCGATCCGGCCGCGGCGGCGAAGAAGTGGGAGAGCTTCGACGGCGCCAGCGCCGACTACCGCACGATCTTCGTCGAAGCGCAGCGCCATGGATGGACCAACCCGGCCCGCGAACGGGCGGCGCGGAGCCGGGTGCCACACCCGGCGGAAGCGGGCGAACCCCCGGAAATGGCCGCGCGTCAGCGGGGGGCTACCGGACGGGGCGAACGCGAAGGCAGGAGCGCCGAGCGCGCCAACGCCCGCGTGGAAGCCGGGCCAACGACGTGGCCTGAGCCGCTGATTCCCGACGGCACCGATGTTCCGAATATCCCCGACATACTGCTGCCCGGCTGGGTCGGCAGTATGTCTGAAGCGGTCTCGGCCTCTTGCCAAACGCCCAGCGCAGCGGCGGTTATGGTGGCGCTGGCGACGGTGGCGACCTGCTGCCAGCGGCGCTTTGAAGTATCGCCCCACGCCACCGGCTACGTGGAACCTTTGAGCTTATGGACCATCACCGCGATGCCACCAGGCAGCCGGAAATCCGCAGTGATGGGTGCGCTCACCCAACCACTGGTCCGCTGGGAAAAACTGCAACGTGACCGGCTCCGGCCGGAAATCGCGCGGCGGCAGGCGGCACGGGCCATCGCGGAAAAGCGTATCGAAGCCCTCAAGAAAAAGGCGATGCGGGCCGAATCCGCGGAAGCGCGGCAGGCGTTGACGGGAGAGATTCAGGCCGAGATTGAGGCTACGCCGGCCGAGCTGCTAGCTCCGCGGCTATTCACGAGCGACAGCACGTCGGAGCGCACCCAACAATTGGTCGTCGAGCACGGAGAGGCGATGGCGTTTCTCAGCGACGAGGGTGGCATTTTCCAGGTCATGGGCGGTGCTTATTCCGGAGGCATGGCATCTGTTGACGTATATCTGCAAGGCCACTCGGGGAGCAGCATGCGGGTGGACCGGGGCGGGCGATTGGCCCATGTCGACCGGACGGCCGTGACCATGGGCCTGATGCTGCAACCCGGCGTTCTGGCAGACGTGGGGAAGAACCGCCGGTTTAAGGATTCCGGATTGCTAGCGCGCTTCCTATACGTGATTCCTCAATCCAATGTCGGCCAACGGGACGTACGGCAGCACGTCAGCGTTTCGGAAGATATTCAACGAGATTATGAGGCCGGACTGTTTCGGCTCCTGGAGGGCCGGACGGAACCCGTTTCCGCGCCGCGAACACTGGCCTTCGCCCCCGACGCTAAGGAATGCTGGTTGTCCTTTGCCGAGGAGATCGAGCGCCAACACGGCGCGGGGAATCCCCTGGAACACATCACCGAGTGGACGAGCAAACTGCCGGGCGCGGTGGCACGCATCGCGGGTTTGCTGCACCTGGCAATGCAGGGGCCGACCGTGGACGTGATTGGGCTCGATCCCGTAGAACGGGCCACCGAGCTGGGCCGGCTGCTGATCCCCCACGCGCTGGCTGCGTTCGGGCTGATGGGTATGGCGAAGCAGGAGGAGGACGCCCATGCGCTGCTGCGCTGGCTGCGGGCCGGGCAGCGGCGGACCTTCCGGGCGCGGGAGGCACACCAGGCTTTACGGGCACGTTTTGCCCGCAAGGAGCAGCTCGACCGGGCGTTGGTGACACTCGAGGAGTGGCTGGTCTTGCTCGGCAACCGGCAGGTGCCCGCCAGTGAACGCGGCGGACGGCCGACACGGGAGTACCTCGTCAATGAGCGGGCGCTGGGTCCTGCGGATGCGGCGTGA
- a CDS encoding BrnA antitoxin family protein, whose amino-acid sequence MSNNSDPMYDRYADMDFTDAKPVREVPHLARLQAEHGGKSRITIRVDNDTLAVFKARAEMAGGNYQTLMNEALRQFAQGLTLADVVRETIREELHQA is encoded by the coding sequence ATGAGCAACAATTCCGACCCGATGTATGACCGCTACGCCGATATGGACTTCACCGACGCCAAACCCGTCCGGGAAGTCCCGCACTTGGCGCGACTGCAAGCCGAGCACGGAGGGAAGTCCCGCATCACCATCCGGGTGGACAATGACACCCTGGCCGTGTTCAAGGCGCGGGCGGAGATGGCAGGCGGCAACTACCAAACGCTGATGAACGAAGCCTTGCGACAGTTCGCCCAGGGCTTGACTCTTGCCGACGTGGTGCGGGAAACGATCCGGGAAGAGCTGCACCAGGCCTGA
- a CDS encoding J domain-containing protein yields the protein MANSDGNKPSPERNSRRSARRRDWNPADRSEEAWQAFQGWRIEDMIRQARLAQAEAEAAFRRGQAGERAGYGLSFAAFQRHEDLRVLGLQGYEDAAAIKTAWRRLAMRLHPDRGGDHQSFTRAKAAYERLMG from the coding sequence ATGGCGAACAGCGACGGCAACAAGCCTTCGCCGGAGCGGAATTCGCGGCGTTCTGCCAGGCGACGGGATTGGAACCCGGCGGATCGGTCGGAGGAAGCCTGGCAGGCGTTCCAGGGCTGGCGGATCGAGGACATGATCCGGCAGGCCCGGCTGGCGCAGGCGGAAGCCGAGGCGGCCTTCCGGCGTGGCCAGGCCGGGGAGCGAGCGGGATATGGGCTAAGCTTCGCGGCATTCCAGCGGCACGAGGATTTGAGGGTATTGGGACTGCAAGGCTACGAAGACGCGGCGGCGATCAAGACAGCCTGGCGGCGGCTGGCGATGCGGCTGCACCCGGACCGGGGCGGCGATCATCAGTCCTTCACGCGAGCGAAGGCGGCTTATGAACGGTTGATGGGGTGA